The following proteins are co-located in the Streptomyces sp. NBC_01198 genome:
- a CDS encoding transposase — protein MSGKSNMSKRYTAEFKRDAVALVRSSPHRNVTEIARELGVSPEGLRGWVKQAKIDQGEGPAGALTSEEREELRRLRRELAEAKKANDILVKAAAFFAKEIVK, from the coding sequence TTGAGTGGCAAGAGCAACATGAGCAAGCGGTACACGGCCGAGTTCAAGCGGGACGCGGTCGCGCTCGTCCGGTCGTCGCCGCATCGGAACGTCACCGAGATCGCCCGGGAACTGGGAGTGAGCCCCGAGGGGTTGCGTGGCTGGGTCAAGCAGGCGAAAATCGACCAGGGCGAGGGGCCGGCGGGCGCCCTGACCAGCGAGGAACGTGAGGAGCTGCGGCGCCTGCGCCGCGAGCTGGCTGAGGCCAAGAAGGCGAACGACATCCTGGTAAAAGCCGCGGCCTTCTTCGCGAAGGAGATCGTGAAGTAG
- a CDS encoding IS3 family transposase, protein MCRFIDAEKATEENPDGYSVARLCRVLSFHRSTYYAWLASRPAAAERQCAEDELTDRIREIHATSRGAYGAPRVHAELRRGGLAINRKRVERIMRERDIRGVTRRRRRYLTQQDTKAAPAPDLVGRDFTAYEPGRKLVGDITYLPTVEGWWYLATVIDLATREVIGYAMADHHRAELVTDALRMAAGRGGLQPGCIMHTDRGSEYTSGEFRTVIRELNLRQSMGRTGICYDNAAAESFFGLLKAEIGTTVWESREAARADVFCFIEVEYNRTRLRKHPEFGYLTPLETRARLRHDLTPAA, encoded by the coding sequence GTGTGCCGCTTCATCGATGCGGAGAAGGCCACCGAGGAGAACCCCGATGGCTACAGCGTCGCCCGGCTGTGCCGAGTGCTGAGCTTCCACCGCTCCACCTACTACGCCTGGCTCGCTTCACGGCCCGCAGCCGCCGAACGGCAGTGCGCCGAAGACGAGTTGACCGACCGGATCCGTGAGATCCACGCCACCTCGCGAGGTGCCTACGGCGCCCCGCGCGTCCATGCGGAGCTGCGGCGGGGCGGCCTCGCGATCAACAGGAAAAGGGTCGAGCGGATCATGCGCGAGCGCGACATTCGCGGTGTCACCCGCCGCAGGCGCCGCTACCTGACGCAGCAGGACACCAAGGCAGCCCCTGCCCCGGACCTGGTCGGCCGCGACTTCACCGCATACGAGCCAGGCCGGAAGCTGGTGGGCGACATCACGTATCTCCCCACGGTCGAGGGCTGGTGGTACCTGGCCACGGTCATCGACCTGGCGACCCGTGAGGTGATCGGGTATGCGATGGCCGACCACCACCGCGCCGAACTGGTCACCGACGCCCTGCGCATGGCTGCCGGCCGCGGCGGCCTGCAGCCCGGCTGCATCATGCACACCGACCGCGGCAGCGAGTACACCAGTGGCGAATTTCGCACCGTGATAAGGGAGTTGAATCTGAGGCAGAGTATGGGACGAACCGGCATATGCTATGATAATGCTGCAGCCGAGAGTTTCTTCGGACTGCTCAAAGCGGAGATCGGCACCACCGTCTGGGAAAGCCGTGAGGCGGCCCGAGCCGACGTCTTCTGCTTCATCGAAGTCGAGTACAACCGCACCAGGCTCCGCAAGCACCCCGAGTTCGGGTACCTCACCCCACTCGAAACCCGAGCTAGATTGCGGCACGACCTCACCCCCGCAGCGTAA
- a CDS encoding DUF6308 family protein has protein sequence MNELVAGPGSSGVEPSVVGQRLRVFLDAERVVDDLRRYFAIDLPPGAGAFTGGRFEHLAGGGDRRQVADQFTAEDLVAVQTLSVTVPPRVALDLLEGPLGTQLSELLRDIPSDTDLSDADASVIADGSPAYRAWRLLEGQYKVGWAIAGKLLARKRPRLLPVYDRVVRCALGHPPSFWTDLRTALREHGAALHHRLLGLRQNAGLPETVSALRVADVAVWMAHPAPGHRCP, from the coding sequence ATGAACGAGCTCGTCGCGGGGCCTGGTTCCTCCGGCGTGGAACCGTCCGTGGTGGGGCAGCGCCTGCGAGTCTTCCTGGATGCGGAGCGAGTGGTGGACGACCTGCGCCGCTATTTCGCGATCGACCTGCCCCCAGGTGCCGGCGCGTTCACGGGGGGCCGGTTCGAGCACCTGGCGGGCGGGGGTGACCGTCGGCAGGTCGCGGACCAGTTCACCGCAGAGGACCTGGTGGCGGTGCAGACCCTGTCGGTGACCGTCCCTCCGCGCGTCGCCCTCGACCTGCTGGAAGGCCCGTTGGGCACCCAACTGTCCGAACTGCTGCGAGACATCCCTTCTGACACCGACCTGTCCGACGCCGATGCCTCGGTCATCGCGGACGGCTCGCCGGCGTACCGGGCCTGGCGCTTGCTGGAGGGCCAGTACAAGGTCGGGTGGGCGATCGCCGGGAAGCTCTTGGCCCGTAAGCGGCCGCGGCTGCTGCCGGTCTACGACCGGGTCGTGCGCTGTGCGCTCGGCCACCCGCCGTCGTTCTGGACCGATCTGCGCACCGCCCTGCGCGAGCACGGCGCAGCCCTGCACCACCGGCTCCTTGGCCTGCGGCAGAACGCGGGCCTGCCCGAGACGGTCAGCGCCCTACGTGTCGCCGATGTCGCGGTATGGATGGCTCACCCCGCCCCGGGCCACCGCTGCCCCTGA